In Archangium lipolyticum, the following are encoded in one genomic region:
- a CDS encoding carbon-nitrogen hydrolase family protein — protein sequence MTKTHPRFKAAAVQAAPAFLDLDAGVDKAVRLIAEAADKGASLIAFPETWLPGYPFWIWLGAPGWGMQFVQRYFDQSLEVDGPQMGRLREAARRHGIHVVMGYSERSGASLYMGQALIGPEGQLIAARRKLKPTHAERTVFGEGDGGDLKVHATALGKLGALNCWEHIQPLVKQAMFSQGEQVHVASWPSFSLYRGMAYALGPEVNLAASQMYAVEGQCFVIGSCATVSEEMTALLCDAPDRAQMLLAGGGFAMIYGPDGRPLSQPLDERTEGLVYAELDLGLIPLAKAVADPAGHYSRPDVLRLMFNDTPQRLVERFDEESKEVERVA from the coding sequence ATGACCAAGACCCATCCCCGATTCAAGGCCGCGGCCGTGCAGGCCGCTCCCGCGTTCCTGGACCTCGACGCCGGTGTGGACAAGGCGGTGCGCCTCATCGCCGAGGCCGCCGACAAGGGTGCCTCGCTCATCGCCTTTCCGGAGACGTGGCTGCCCGGCTATCCGTTCTGGATCTGGCTCGGCGCGCCCGGCTGGGGCATGCAGTTCGTGCAGCGCTATTTCGACCAATCGCTCGAGGTGGATGGTCCCCAGATGGGGCGGCTGCGCGAGGCGGCCCGGCGGCACGGCATCCACGTGGTGATGGGCTACAGCGAGCGCTCCGGGGCCAGTCTCTACATGGGCCAGGCCCTCATCGGCCCCGAGGGGCAGCTCATCGCCGCGCGGCGCAAGCTCAAGCCCACGCACGCCGAGCGCACGGTGTTCGGCGAGGGCGACGGTGGGGACCTGAAGGTGCACGCCACGGCGCTCGGGAAGCTGGGGGCGCTCAACTGCTGGGAGCACATCCAACCGCTGGTGAAGCAGGCGATGTTCAGCCAGGGCGAGCAGGTGCACGTGGCCTCCTGGCCCAGCTTCTCGCTCTACCGGGGCATGGCGTACGCGCTGGGGCCCGAGGTGAACCTCGCCGCCAGCCAGATGTACGCGGTGGAGGGGCAGTGCTTCGTCATCGGCTCGTGCGCCACGGTCTCCGAGGAGATGACGGCCCTGCTGTGCGACGCGCCGGACCGCGCGCAGATGCTGCTGGCCGGAGGCGGCTTCGCGATGATCTACGGCCCGGATGGCCGGCCGCTGTCACAGCCTCTCGATGAGCGCACCGAGGGCCTCGTGTACGCGGAGCTCGACCTGGGGCTCATCCCGCTCGCCAAGGCGGTGGCGGATCCGGCGGGGCACTACTCGCGCCCGGACGTGCTCCGGCTGATGTTCAACGACACGCCCCAGCGGCTCGTGGAGCGCTTCGACGAGGAGTCGAAAGAGGTGGAACGGGTAGCGTAG
- a CDS encoding sugar porter family MFS transporter, with the protein MQDVRDMRAARGVAHETAAEGSVSKVVLIASVAAVGGFLFGFDTAVINGAVGALASTFQAGDAAIGLSVSSALLGSALGAFMGGRLADRLGRIRTMVVASVLFTVSALGSGLAFSLWDFSVWRLMGGIAVGMASVIAPAYIAEIAPAHLRGRLGSLQQLAIVVGIFSALLVDYGIAAGAGSAENPFWLGLGAWRWMFLSELPVAILYGVGALMIPESPRYLVAKQRDDKAREVLRSIIGRAAAAKVIEIRQSLSSEQSTKAVSLRGRFGFLPIVWIGIGLSAFQQFVGINVIFYYSSVLWQAVGFSERNSLIITVITSVTNIVTTFIAIATVDRFGRKPLLIIGSVGMALTLGTMAYVFGTAGVDPSGNPVLHGAAGPIALVAANLYVFCFGLSWGPVVWVLLGEMFNNRIRGHALAIAGSMQWIANFVVSATFPALRTAGLGLAYGLYTAAAVASFIFVLMFIRETKGKELEEM; encoded by the coding sequence ATGCAGGATGTGCGCGACATGAGAGCCGCTCGAGGGGTGGCACACGAGACAGCCGCTGAAGGTTCGGTGAGCAAGGTCGTGCTGATCGCCTCGGTGGCCGCCGTGGGCGGCTTCTTGTTCGGTTTCGACACGGCGGTCATCAACGGTGCCGTCGGCGCCCTGGCGTCGACCTTCCAGGCTGGAGACGCTGCCATCGGCCTCTCGGTGTCATCGGCGCTCCTCGGCTCGGCCCTCGGGGCGTTCATGGGCGGACGCCTGGCGGATCGTCTTGGACGGATCCGGACGATGGTGGTGGCCTCGGTGCTCTTCACCGTGAGCGCGCTGGGCTCCGGCTTGGCCTTCAGTCTCTGGGACTTCAGCGTGTGGCGCCTGATGGGCGGCATCGCGGTGGGCATGGCCAGCGTCATCGCCCCCGCCTACATCGCGGAGATCGCCCCGGCCCACCTGCGGGGACGGCTCGGTTCGCTTCAACAACTGGCCATCGTCGTCGGCATCTTCTCGGCGCTGCTCGTGGATTACGGCATCGCCGCCGGGGCCGGCTCCGCCGAGAATCCCTTCTGGCTGGGGCTCGGGGCGTGGCGGTGGATGTTCCTGTCCGAGCTGCCCGTCGCCATCCTCTATGGCGTGGGCGCGCTCATGATTCCCGAGTCCCCCCGCTACCTGGTCGCGAAGCAACGTGATGACAAGGCGCGGGAGGTGCTTCGCTCCATCATCGGGCGTGCCGCGGCCGCGAAGGTGATCGAGATCCGCCAGAGCCTCTCCTCCGAGCAATCCACCAAGGCCGTGAGCCTCCGGGGCCGGTTCGGGTTCCTCCCCATCGTCTGGATTGGCATCGGCCTGTCGGCGTTCCAGCAGTTCGTGGGGATCAACGTCATCTTCTACTACTCGAGCGTCCTCTGGCAGGCGGTCGGGTTCTCGGAGAGGAACTCGCTGATCATCACCGTCATCACCAGCGTGACCAACATCGTCACCACGTTCATCGCCATCGCCACGGTGGACCGCTTCGGGCGCAAGCCGCTGCTCATCATCGGCTCGGTGGGCATGGCGCTGACACTCGGGACGATGGCGTACGTGTTCGGTACGGCCGGCGTGGACCCCTCGGGCAATCCCGTGCTGCACGGGGCGGCGGGGCCCATCGCGCTGGTGGCCGCCAACCTCTACGTCTTCTGCTTCGGACTGTCCTGGGGCCCGGTGGTGTGGGTGCTGCTCGGAGAGATGTTCAACAACCGCATCCGAGGCCATGCGCTGGCGATCGCTGGCTCCATGCAGTGGATCGCCAACTTCGTCGTGTCCGCCACGTTCCCCGCGCTGCGGACCGCGGGCCTGGGACTGGCCTACGGCCTCTACACCGCCGCCGCGGTGGCCTCGTTCATCTTCGTGCTCATGTTCATCCGCGAGACGAAGGGCAAGGAACTGGAGGAGATGTAG
- a CDS encoding caspase family protein, with translation MRRLVGYGQALALVVLLLAAAVRAETPHRFALVVGNDEGGADTRPLRFARDDARKMHDLLLRLGGVARGDARLLLDQDAEDFHQALAELETGVRAARARGERTALIVYYSGHAKDGSLRLGDSAVELEALKRRLSAAPADIRIAILDSCRSGALTRTKGARRAPAFAIDAGAPREARGLVILTSSASDEDSQESDLLRASYFSHHLVSGLMGDADRSGDGQVTLFEAYSHAYARTVADTADSSAGPQHPTFSYDLAGNGDLVLTDLRVHDEGLLVPATAPAGAYYFVDPRGAVVAELDKAADSERRVALAPGTYTVKRRLPDRLRIGLAEVRRGRTSVLDESLLRDAPFSDDPVKGAPPRERALRTAWTLGLTGGYHSFFDAPTRENLFLSTPLLGLEVGLHHYFRENWRWDFDVSLGSQRATLELPTLSGLDYRYSLLTVGTSLVAEWPLGRVSPFVGARLSYLVMVRDFEDASLPDQFYAVLTPGLVTGVHWRLLERFELTGRARVHYLLYNVDAKRSLGYWELGALLTYRL, from the coding sequence ATGAGACGCCTCGTGGGCTACGGCCAGGCGCTTGCCCTGGTGGTGCTGCTGCTGGCCGCGGCCGTCCGGGCGGAGACGCCGCACCGCTTCGCGCTGGTGGTGGGCAACGACGAGGGCGGCGCGGACACCCGGCCGCTGCGCTTCGCCCGGGACGACGCGCGCAAGATGCACGACCTGCTGCTGCGGCTCGGCGGCGTGGCGCGCGGCGACGCGCGGCTGCTGTTGGACCAGGACGCGGAGGACTTCCACCAGGCGCTGGCCGAGCTGGAGACGGGCGTCCGGGCGGCGCGGGCCCGGGGCGAGCGCACCGCGCTCATCGTCTACTACTCGGGCCATGCGAAGGACGGCTCGCTGCGGCTGGGGGACAGCGCGGTGGAGCTCGAGGCGCTCAAGCGCCGGCTGTCGGCGGCACCCGCGGACATCCGCATCGCCATCCTGGACTCGTGCCGCTCGGGGGCGCTCACGCGGACGAAGGGGGCCCGGCGCGCGCCGGCCTTCGCCATCGACGCGGGGGCGCCACGGGAGGCGCGGGGGCTCGTCATCCTCACCTCCAGTGCGTCGGACGAGGACTCGCAGGAGTCGGACCTGCTGCGAGCCAGCTACTTCTCCCACCACCTGGTCAGCGGGCTGATGGGAGACGCGGACCGCTCGGGCGACGGGCAGGTGACGCTCTTCGAGGCCTACTCCCATGCCTACGCCCGCACCGTGGCGGACACCGCGGACAGCAGCGCCGGGCCCCAACACCCCACCTTCAGCTACGACCTGGCCGGCAACGGCGACCTGGTGCTGACGGACCTGCGGGTACACGACGAGGGACTGCTGGTGCCCGCCACCGCGCCCGCCGGGGCCTACTACTTCGTGGATCCGCGAGGCGCCGTGGTGGCCGAGCTGGACAAGGCCGCGGACTCGGAGCGGCGCGTGGCGCTCGCCCCGGGCACGTACACGGTGAAGCGCCGGCTGCCGGACCGGCTGCGCATCGGCCTGGCGGAGGTCCGGCGCGGGCGCACCTCGGTGCTCGACGAGTCGCTGCTGCGCGACGCGCCCTTCTCGGATGACCCGGTGAAGGGCGCACCGCCTCGGGAGCGCGCGCTCCGCACGGCCTGGACGCTGGGGCTCACCGGCGGCTACCACTCCTTCTTCGATGCGCCCACGCGCGAGAACCTCTTCCTCTCCACCCCGCTGCTGGGCCTGGAGGTGGGCCTGCACCACTACTTCCGCGAGAACTGGCGCTGGGACTTCGATGTCTCGCTGGGAAGCCAGCGGGCCACCCTGGAGCTGCCCACCCTCTCGGGCCTGGACTACCGCTACTCGCTGCTGACGGTGGGCACCTCGCTGGTGGCCGAGTGGCCCCTGGGCAGGGTGTCGCCCTTCGTCGGGGCGCGGCTGTCCTATCTGGTCATGGTCCGAGACTTCGAGGACGCGAGTCTCCCGGACCAGTTCTACGCGGTGCTCACCCCGGGCCTCGTGACGGGCGTGCACTGGCGGCTCCTGGAGCGCTTCGAGCTCACCGGACGCGCCCGCGTCCATTACCTCCTCTACAACGTCGATGCGAAGCGCTCCCTGGGCTATTGGGAGCTCGGGGCGCTCCTGACGTACCGCCTCTGA
- a CDS encoding GldG family protein: MKAANIGKILGVFGLLLLLSSPFTLFLTSGSIAIAATKAVAGAIMVGLYFATNFKQFGQFASRRSSFFFGTTAVMVLMTLGALVAINYIAHKKNQRWDLTERKVFTLSPQTVSTLKSLKEPVRAIGFVQPDHPAYAGLQATFERYHTEAPDVFDYSFKDPRRHPDLAQKYQLRDSQTTVVLTRGEGANESHTSLNVISEQELTNALLKLTKVKDQMVYFVVGHGEWPLDRQVPMPGQRGRTTSLSELKQQLIQEGYTPRELNLAGGTTVPRDASLVLIAGAKAPFSAPEVESLRQYLAAGGRLLYFAEAYGEPGPELAKLLAEYGVELDKGVVADGQFNGGSPYVVLSLFFGRHEISLPLSQRQLNIEFPTARSISGLSQGLAEGVKVTPVILTSPFGWVETTPDDKPAPTEGEKKGQLNLVMASTRDTSKALVKRFDEARLVVVGDSELLLDSNWGHEGNRNLVMNALGWATQQVEKITIRPPDRATSTLELDAEMLNRIRFVSTDVLPLSLLGVGLAIWLSRRNK, encoded by the coding sequence ATGAAAGCGGCCAACATCGGAAAGATCCTCGGCGTGTTCGGGCTGCTGCTGCTGCTCTCCAGCCCCTTCACCCTCTTCCTCACCTCGGGCTCCATCGCCATCGCCGCCACGAAGGCCGTGGCCGGCGCGATCATGGTGGGCCTGTACTTCGCCACGAACTTCAAGCAGTTCGGCCAGTTCGCCTCGCGCCGCTCCAGCTTCTTCTTCGGCACCACGGCGGTGATGGTGCTGATGACGCTGGGCGCGCTCGTGGCCATCAACTACATCGCCCACAAGAAGAACCAGCGGTGGGATCTCACCGAGCGGAAGGTCTTCACGCTCTCGCCCCAGACGGTGAGCACGCTCAAGAGCCTGAAGGAGCCGGTGCGGGCCATCGGCTTCGTGCAGCCGGATCACCCCGCCTACGCGGGCCTCCAGGCCACCTTCGAGCGCTACCACACCGAGGCGCCGGACGTGTTCGACTACTCGTTCAAGGATCCGCGCCGGCACCCGGACCTGGCGCAGAAGTACCAGCTGCGCGACAGCCAGACGACGGTGGTGCTCACCCGCGGCGAGGGCGCCAACGAGTCGCACACCTCGCTCAACGTCATCAGCGAGCAGGAGCTCACCAACGCCCTCCTCAAGCTCACGAAGGTGAAGGACCAGATGGTCTACTTCGTGGTGGGCCATGGTGAGTGGCCCCTGGACCGGCAGGTGCCCATGCCCGGCCAGCGCGGGCGGACGACGAGCCTCTCGGAGCTGAAGCAGCAGCTCATCCAGGAGGGCTACACCCCCCGGGAGCTGAACCTCGCGGGCGGCACCACGGTGCCGAGGGACGCCTCCCTGGTGCTCATCGCTGGCGCCAAGGCCCCCTTCAGCGCTCCGGAGGTCGAGTCGCTGCGTCAGTACCTCGCCGCCGGTGGCCGGCTGCTCTACTTCGCCGAGGCCTATGGCGAGCCCGGCCCGGAGCTGGCGAAGCTGCTGGCCGAGTACGGCGTGGAGCTCGACAAGGGCGTGGTCGCCGATGGTCAGTTCAACGGTGGCAGCCCCTACGTCGTCCTCTCGCTCTTCTTCGGCCGGCATGAGATCTCCCTGCCGTTGAGCCAGCGGCAGCTCAACATCGAGTTCCCCACCGCGCGCAGCATCAGCGGGCTGAGCCAGGGCCTCGCCGAGGGCGTGAAGGTGACGCCGGTGATCCTCACCTCGCCCTTCGGCTGGGTGGAGACGACGCCCGACGACAAGCCGGCCCCCACCGAGGGAGAGAAGAAGGGGCAGCTCAACCTGGTGATGGCAAGCACGCGCGATACCTCCAAGGCGCTGGTCAAGCGCTTCGACGAGGCGCGGCTCGTGGTGGTGGGTGACTCGGAGCTCCTCCTGGACTCCAACTGGGGCCACGAGGGCAACCGCAACCTGGTGATGAACGCGCTCGGGTGGGCCACCCAGCAGGTGGAGAAGATCACCATCCGCCCGCCCGACCGCGCGACGTCCACCCTGGAGCTGGATGCGGAGATGCTCAACCGCATCCGGTTCGTATCCACCGACGTCCTGCCCCTGTCGTTGCTCGGCGTGGGGCTGGCCATCTGGCTCTCGAGGCGAAACAAGTGA
- a CDS encoding DUF4340 domain-containing protein, whose protein sequence is MNARQKNLVSVLAATLAACGLGLYTYFGVMKPEEQEAQRKEVEDKLFVTHDPGERGQDGGAPPAPVFTHLSVEMTGSKTEMQLVEGQWRVTAPVSALANKTEVDALTQELASAKFLSVLDKNPTDADLERYGLKPPVVTVTARAYVPDAKGGGAEEPSRQRTLTFHTGVENRFDGSVYVRREGDPAVYSSQGSLRFAVQKRTHDWRDHEAFPVNEPSLLRIEVKTRKNAFTLERASTDKPWQLTKPVALRADGERVASMVSTFKGYRALTFPERDWEAKARAALEKPVVEALFVPHLGDPLRVRLAEADLNGMKQIVSLSEWGRDSVLALVDSNTVNVLDLAVSEFKDKKALAFTADDVHHIVIHPAAGGELVKLAKTLDTKTWEVVAPMPGKAREFKVASLLGSLEKLKAAALGEARPKSWSRYGISDSSRGVALLDAQGKELVRLSVGNEVKGNPKRLWARGSGEEVLELEKSVLDALPLKLEDLMQGVPAANGSP, encoded by the coding sequence GTGAACGCCAGACAGAAGAACCTCGTCAGTGTGCTGGCCGCCACCCTGGCGGCCTGTGGGCTCGGGCTCTACACGTACTTCGGCGTGATGAAGCCGGAGGAGCAGGAGGCCCAGCGCAAGGAAGTGGAAGACAAGCTCTTCGTCACCCACGATCCCGGCGAGCGCGGCCAGGACGGCGGTGCGCCCCCTGCGCCCGTCTTCACGCACCTCTCCGTGGAGATGACGGGGTCGAAGACGGAGATGCAGCTCGTGGAGGGCCAGTGGCGCGTCACCGCGCCGGTGTCCGCGCTGGCCAACAAGACCGAGGTGGACGCCCTCACCCAGGAGCTCGCCTCCGCGAAGTTCCTGAGCGTGCTGGACAAGAACCCCACCGACGCGGACCTGGAGCGCTACGGGCTGAAGCCGCCCGTCGTCACCGTGACGGCCAGGGCGTATGTGCCGGACGCGAAGGGCGGCGGGGCGGAGGAGCCCTCCCGCCAGCGCACGCTGACGTTCCACACCGGCGTCGAGAACCGCTTCGACGGCTCGGTGTACGTGCGCCGCGAGGGAGACCCGGCCGTGTACTCCTCCCAGGGCTCGCTCCGCTTCGCGGTGCAGAAGCGCACCCATGACTGGAGGGATCACGAGGCGTTCCCCGTGAACGAGCCCTCGCTGCTGCGCATCGAGGTGAAGACGCGCAAGAACGCCTTCACCCTGGAGCGCGCGAGCACCGACAAGCCCTGGCAGCTCACGAAGCCGGTGGCGTTGCGCGCGGATGGAGAGCGGGTGGCGAGCATGGTGTCCACGTTCAAGGGCTATCGGGCCCTCACCTTCCCCGAGCGGGACTGGGAGGCGAAGGCGCGGGCCGCCCTGGAGAAGCCCGTGGTGGAGGCACTCTTCGTCCCCCACCTGGGCGATCCGTTGCGCGTGCGCCTCGCCGAGGCGGACCTGAACGGGATGAAGCAGATCGTCTCGCTGAGCGAGTGGGGCCGGGACTCCGTGCTCGCCCTGGTGGACAGCAACACCGTCAACGTCCTGGACCTGGCGGTGTCCGAATTCAAGGACAAGAAGGCGCTCGCGTTCACCGCCGACGACGTGCACCACATCGTCATCCACCCGGCCGCCGGCGGAGAGCTCGTCAAACTGGCCAAGACGCTCGACACCAAGACGTGGGAGGTGGTGGCGCCCATGCCCGGCAAGGCCCGCGAGTTCAAGGTCGCCTCGCTCCTGGGCTCGCTGGAGAAGCTCAAGGCCGCGGCGCTCGGCGAGGCCCGCCCGAAGAGCTGGAGCAGGTACGGCATCTCCGACTCCTCGCGCGGCGTGGCGCTGCTGGACGCCCAGGGCAAGGAGCTGGTCCGGCTGTCGGTCGGCAACGAGGTGAAGGGCAACCCCAAGCGCCTGTGGGCGCGCGGCTCGGGCGAGGAAGTGCTCGAGCTGGAGAAGTCCGTGCTCGACGCCCTGCCCCTGAAGCTCGAGGACCTCATGCAGGGCGTGCCGGCCGCGAACGGCTCGCCCTGA
- a CDS encoding metallophosphoesterase family protein — protein sequence MAAVGDLHCREDQHGRFRQLVKQINAEADMLLLCGDLTDRGMVEEGKVLAEELSALRVPVAAVLGNHDYEHNQAKEICGELSRAGVHILDGDHFIFEKMLGVAGVKGFGGGFGNATLQAFGEGQTKSFVQEAVTESLKLEAALSHLDTPKKVVIMHYAPVPETLEGENIEIRPFLGTSRLAMPVDHYGAEAVFHGHAHHGAPQGKTKSGIPVYNVAMPLMTKMHPEQRFLLLEV from the coding sequence TTGGCGGCGGTCGGTGACCTGCACTGCCGCGAGGACCAGCACGGCCGCTTCCGCCAGCTCGTCAAGCAGATCAACGCGGAAGCGGACATGCTGTTGCTCTGCGGGGACCTGACGGACCGGGGGATGGTGGAGGAGGGCAAGGTGCTCGCCGAGGAGCTGTCGGCCCTCCGGGTGCCGGTGGCGGCGGTGCTCGGCAATCACGACTACGAGCACAACCAGGCCAAGGAGATCTGCGGCGAGCTGTCACGGGCGGGGGTGCACATCCTCGATGGCGACCACTTCATCTTCGAGAAGATGCTGGGCGTGGCCGGGGTGAAGGGCTTCGGCGGCGGCTTCGGCAACGCCACGCTGCAGGCCTTCGGCGAGGGACAGACGAAGTCCTTCGTGCAGGAGGCGGTGACCGAGTCGCTCAAGCTGGAAGCGGCGCTCAGCCACCTGGATACGCCGAAGAAGGTGGTCATCATGCACTACGCCCCCGTTCCCGAGACGCTGGAGGGCGAGAACATCGAGATACGTCCCTTCCTGGGGACGAGCCGCCTGGCGATGCCTGTGGACCACTATGGGGCGGAGGCCGTCTTCCACGGACACGCGCACCACGGTGCGCCCCAGGGGAAGACGAAGAGCGGCATCCCCGTCTACAACGTGGCGATGCCGCTCATGACGAAGATGCACCCCGAGCAGCGCTTCCTGCTGCTCGAGGTGTGA
- a CDS encoding RNA polymerase sigma factor gives MSGTPQPALKVIDGGQKDRRAFLRELYSAYGGSVYGRCRYLLKDATKAEDAMQEVFARALTHSNEFRAESSPLAWLMKIATHHCLNQLRSERAPWRRWFERDELARPEGDRGAQVMETRELVRALLSRVDLETQTAVVHYWVDGMTMEEVAAVLGRSVPTVRKRLEQFATLTNEELKVP, from the coding sequence TTGTCGGGAACGCCCCAACCGGCCCTGAAGGTCATCGACGGTGGTCAGAAGGATCGGCGCGCGTTCCTGCGCGAGCTGTACTCGGCATATGGCGGCAGCGTGTATGGACGTTGCCGCTACCTGTTGAAGGACGCCACCAAGGCGGAGGACGCGATGCAGGAGGTGTTCGCCCGCGCCCTCACCCACTCGAATGAGTTCCGCGCCGAGTCCTCGCCGCTGGCGTGGTTGATGAAGATCGCCACCCACCACTGCCTCAACCAGCTGCGCTCGGAGCGGGCGCCCTGGCGGCGCTGGTTCGAGCGGGACGAGCTGGCCCGCCCCGAGGGAGACCGGGGGGCGCAGGTGATGGAGACGCGGGAGCTGGTGCGCGCGCTCCTGTCCCGGGTGGACCTGGAGACACAGACGGCGGTGGTGCACTACTGGGTGGATGGAATGACGATGGAAGAGGTGGCCGCGGTGCTGGGGCGCTCGGTGCCCACGGTGCGCAAGCGGCTGGAGCAGTTCGCCACCCTGACGAACGAGGAGCTGAAGGTCCCATGA
- a CDS encoding nucleotidyltransferase family protein: METRHPNHPGDMGTDASLAERARTPEEINARGRAIEVLLDAGVPFLVGGAYAYATYTGIYRDTKDLDLFPRKCDAERALVVLEKDGWRTERADEVWIYKAYRGEYFVDFIFSSGNGVATVDDEWFVHARSATVFGHHCLIAPAEEMIWSKAFVNERERYDGADINHLILKMGTGMDWERLLRRFDRYWEVLLSHLMMFRFAYPCERDLIPTWLMTELMSRTLDTLKEGNWDERLCRGNLISRVNYAVDIHHWGYGDGRSWDERDRQKGEARGAGCELENTVGGGR, translated from the coding sequence ATGGAAACGCGACACCCCAACCATCCCGGGGACATGGGAACCGACGCCTCGCTCGCGGAGCGGGCTCGTACACCAGAGGAAATCAACGCCCGGGGCCGGGCCATCGAGGTGTTGCTGGACGCCGGTGTCCCGTTCCTGGTGGGCGGGGCCTACGCCTACGCCACCTATACGGGCATCTACCGGGACACCAAGGACCTGGACCTGTTCCCTCGCAAGTGCGACGCGGAGCGGGCGCTCGTGGTGCTGGAGAAGGACGGCTGGCGCACCGAGCGGGCCGACGAGGTGTGGATCTACAAGGCCTACCGGGGCGAGTACTTCGTCGACTTCATCTTCTCTTCCGGCAATGGCGTGGCCACCGTGGACGACGAGTGGTTCGTCCACGCGAGGTCCGCCACCGTCTTCGGCCACCACTGCCTCATCGCACCGGCCGAGGAGATGATCTGGTCCAAGGCCTTCGTGAACGAGCGGGAGCGGTATGACGGAGCGGACATCAACCACCTCATCCTCAAGATGGGGACGGGGATGGACTGGGAGCGGCTGCTGCGGCGCTTCGACCGGTACTGGGAAGTGCTGCTCAGCCACCTGATGATGTTCCGCTTCGCCTACCCGTGTGAGCGCGACCTCATCCCCACGTGGCTGATGACGGAGCTGATGTCGCGCACGCTGGACACGCTCAAGGAAGGCAACTGGGACGAACGGCTGTGCCGCGGGAATCTCATCTCGCGGGTGAACTACGCGGTGGACATCCATCACTGGGGCTACGGTGATGGACGGTCCTGGGACGAGCGAGATCGACAGAAGGGGGAGGCACGTGGCGCGGGATGCGAGCTCGAAAATACGGTTGGCGGCGGTCGGTGA
- a CDS encoding ACP synthase: MSAHLSEWTLRRLHVGELPEAESQRAREHVAACAECHAVLAGLEANQARFEAEVPFERFAAGVERIVKEGPAEKTRPRLNGLLVAVAATVLLAVAVRPLLSEPPAGNRLKGGASAELRIGGNGPQRAVLPGDTEELLPDEQVRLGYVAGTYRYVLAVSVDEAGVVSSLYPESGPSLPVEAGAGRHWLPDSVAFTPGGYERVVMVLSEKPLEAEAVAAEARRAWEAAGRKVEAMTSLGVDGEETHWLLRKP; the protein is encoded by the coding sequence ATGAGCGCGCACCTGTCGGAGTGGACGCTGCGGCGGCTGCACGTTGGAGAGCTCCCCGAAGCGGAGTCCCAACGCGCCCGGGAGCACGTGGCCGCCTGCGCGGAGTGTCACGCGGTGCTCGCGGGCCTCGAGGCGAACCAGGCCCGGTTCGAGGCGGAAGTGCCCTTCGAGCGCTTCGCGGCCGGGGTGGAGCGCATCGTGAAGGAGGGGCCGGCGGAGAAGACAAGGCCCCGGCTCAATGGATTGCTGGTGGCGGTGGCGGCCACGGTGCTGCTGGCCGTGGCGGTGCGTCCGCTGCTGTCCGAGCCCCCCGCGGGCAACCGGCTCAAGGGAGGCGCGTCGGCGGAGCTGCGCATCGGAGGCAACGGGCCCCAGCGCGCCGTCCTGCCGGGCGACACCGAGGAGTTGCTGCCGGACGAGCAGGTCCGGCTGGGGTACGTGGCGGGGACGTACCGGTACGTGCTGGCGGTGTCGGTGGACGAGGCCGGCGTGGTGTCGTCGCTCTACCCCGAGTCGGGGCCGAGCCTTCCCGTGGAGGCGGGCGCCGGGAGGCACTGGCTGCCCGACAGCGTGGCGTTCACCCCCGGGGGTTACGAGCGCGTGGTGATGGTGCTCTCCGAGAAGCCGCTGGAGGCGGAGGCGGTGGCCGCCGAGGCGCGGCGGGCCTGGGAGGCCGCCGGGAGGAAGGTGGAGGCCATGACCTCGCTGGGCGTGGACGGCGAGGAGACGCACTGGCTGCTGCGCAAGCCATGA
- a CDS encoding ABC transporter permease, with the protein MRTALAIARKELSIYFTTPWAYAVFTAMQALASFFFINNLYKFQQAQELARVYGWEKVPQQFRNLTDGVAVPFWGTVMFITLFVAPFLSMRLFAEEKRNRTFELLMTAPVRPLEIVLGKYLGGLGVITATLGLTIVFPVILSVFGKGESGSALEWSTVLLGYGGLLLWGATCMAIGMFISMLTESQMVAALLSFAVLLPWMFLSGLAEGTEEPVRSLINAVSFDVQLAGLLRGVLDLKALVFFVSVIFFSLLLSHRTVEAQRWT; encoded by the coding sequence ATGCGCACCGCGCTGGCGATCGCTCGAAAAGAGCTGTCCATCTACTTCACCACGCCCTGGGCCTACGCGGTCTTCACCGCGATGCAGGCCCTCGCGTCGTTCTTCTTCATCAACAACCTCTACAAGTTCCAGCAGGCCCAGGAACTGGCCCGGGTGTACGGCTGGGAGAAGGTGCCGCAGCAGTTCCGCAACCTCACCGACGGCGTGGCGGTGCCCTTCTGGGGCACGGTGATGTTCATCACCCTGTTCGTGGCGCCCTTCCTCTCCATGCGGCTGTTCGCCGAGGAGAAGCGCAACAGGACGTTCGAGCTGTTGATGACGGCGCCGGTGCGGCCCCTGGAGATCGTCCTGGGCAAGTACCTGGGCGGCCTGGGCGTCATCACCGCCACCCTGGGGCTCACCATCGTCTTCCCCGTCATCCTCTCCGTGTTCGGCAAGGGCGAGTCCGGCAGCGCGCTCGAGTGGAGCACGGTGCTGCTGGGCTATGGCGGGCTGCTGCTGTGGGGCGCCACGTGCATGGCCATCGGCATGTTCATCTCCATGCTGACGGAGAGCCAGATGGTGGCCGCCCTGCTCAGCTTCGCGGTGCTGCTGCCGTGGATGTTCCTGAGCGGGCTCGCCGAGGGCACCGAGGAGCCGGTGCGCTCCCTCATCAACGCCGTGTCCTTCGACGTGCAGCTCGCCGGCCTGCTGCGCGGCGTGTTGGATCTCAAGGCGCTCGTCTTCTTCGTCTCCGTCATCTTCTTCTCGCTGCTGCTCAGCCACCGCACGGTGGAGGCGCAGCGCTGGACGTGA